A stretch of Lactuca sativa cultivar Salinas chromosome 6, Lsat_Salinas_v11, whole genome shotgun sequence DNA encodes these proteins:
- the LOC111903362 gene encoding uncharacterized protein LOC111903362 yields the protein MFGLDDVGVNEIDQPVHLDEFMMIFDKEESSGSQHSTSKPKKKKNKKLAVTRKEFVSLQSKVNQILTTVSSNKTQNTELPTPQSLVERVEILETREHLTSERISLKIEMGIRALDNNRTADQKQFVSTAENLIKEVTTLKEEIKSTLESQTAHSKHLVQETHNAYESVIVVLQSTINNLRRSVSDPSHVNEILNLTKEIHQLFFNKEIPNNLQVSELIKQQFTDTFSKKQCPLNQRPVPSHHHTPPRTSPTADQNKPPTPQSSPQSSPKTSTPMQSHQSPPMQQPIPSHHQIPLRTLPTTDQNKPPIPHSSPQSSPKTSNPVQSHQSPSPQQLSPQQEVQHQSPPHQETSP from the exons ATGTTTGGTCTTGATGATGTGGGTGTTAATGAAATTGATCAGCCTGTGCATTTAGATGAGTTCATGATGATTTTTGACAAAGAAGAATCAAGTGGATCTCAACACTCCACTTCAAagccgaagaagaagaagaataagaagttGGCAGTGACAAGAAAAGAATTTGTTTCTCTACAATCCAAAGTCAACCAAATTTTGACCACAGTCTCCTCCAACAAAACTCAAAACACTGAGCTTCCTACCCCACAGTCGTTAGTTGAAAGGGTTGAAATTCTTGAAACTAGGGAACATCTAACTTCAGAGCGCATCTCTCTCAAAATTGAAATGGGTATTAGAGCTCTTGATAATAATCGCACTGCGGATCAAAAACAGTTTGTATCCACTGCTGAAAATCTCATCAAAGAGGTGACCACACTCAAAGAAGAAATCAAGTCTACCCTTGAAAGTCAAACTGCTCACTCAAAGCACCTAGTACAAGAGACTCACAATGCTTATGAGTCAGTCATTGTGGTACTCCAATCCACCATCAACAATCTTCGACGCTCTGTCTCAGATCCATCTCATGTCAATGAGATTCTCAATCTTACAAAGGAAATCCATCAACTCTTTTTCAACAAAGAAATCCCCAACAATCTCCAAGTCTCCGAGTTGATCAAACAACAATTCACCGATACATTCTCCAAGAAGCAGTG TCCGTTAAATCAACGACCCGTTCCTTCACATCATCACACTCCTCCGAGAACTTCACCAACTGCAGATCAAAACAAGCCTCCAACTCCTCAATCTTCACCGCAATCATCACCTAAAACATCAACTCCTATGCAATCTCATCAATCTCCTCCAATGCAACAACCTATTCCTTCACATCATCAAATTCCTCTGAGAACTTTACCAACTACAGATCAAAACAAGCCTCCAATTCCTCATTCTTCACCGCAATCATCTCCTAAAACATCAAATCCGGTGcaatctcatcaatctccttcacCGCAACAACTTTCTCCACAACAAGAAGTTCAACATCAATCCCCTCCTCATCAAGAAACTTCTCCTTAA